Proteins from a single region of Oreochromis niloticus isolate F11D_XX linkage group LG7, O_niloticus_UMD_NMBU, whole genome shotgun sequence:
- the ndrg4 gene encoding protein NDRG4 isoform X6, translated as MPECWDGEHDVETPYGMLHVVIRGAPKGNKPAILTYHDVGLNHKLCFNAFFSNEDMQEITKHFVVCHVDAPGQQTGASQFPQGYQYPTMDQLAGMLPTVVEHFGFKSIVGIGVGAGAYILAKFALIFPDLVEGLVLLNIDPNGKGWIDWAATKLSGLTSTLPDTVLPHLFSQEELVSNTELVQSYRQQINNNINHFNLQLFWNMYNSRRDLEMNRSGTVLNAKTLKCPVMLVVGDNAPAEEGVVECNSKLDPTNTTFLKMADSGGLPQLTQPGKLTEAFKYFLQGMGYIANVKDRRLSGGPVPSASMTRLARSRTASLTSGGSVEGSRSRACTHSDSTEGVGAVAHTMEVSC; from the exons GAACATGATGTTGAGACCCCTTATGGGATGCTGCATGTGGTGATCCGAGGGGCACCCAAGGGAAACAAGCCCGCTATCCTCACCTACCACGACGTGGGACTGAACC ACAAGCTGTGCTTCAACGCTTTCTTCAGTAATGAAGACATGCAGGAGATCACCAAGCATTTTGTGGTGTGCCACGTCGATGCCCCGGGACAGCAGACTGGAGCGTCGCAGTTCCCACAAGG GTACCAGTACCCCACCATGGACCAGCTGGCTGGCATGCTGCCCACTGTTGTGGAGCACTTTGG ATTCAAGAGCATCGTTGGAATCGGTGTCGGAGCTGGAGCTTATATTCTGGCCAAATTTGCT CTGATCTTCCCTGACCTGGTAGAGGGTTTGGTTCTGCTCAACATCGACCCCAATGGCAAAGGATGGATTGACTGGGCTGCTACCAAG CTGTCAGGTCTGACCAGCACTTTGCCGGATACGGTGCTGCCACATCTTTTCAGCCAG GAGGAGCTGGTGAGCAACACAGAGCTGGTGCAGAGCTACAGGCAGcaaatcaacaacaacatcaaccaCTTCAACCTGCAGCTTTTCTGGAACATGTACAACAG TCGGAGGGACCTGGAGATGAACCGCAGTGGGACAGTGCTTAACGCCAAGACCCTGAA GTGTCCTGTGATGTTGGTTGTTGGAGACAATGCGCCTGCAGAGGAAGGAGTG GTCGAGTGTAACTCCAAACTGGACCCAACCAACACCACCTTCCTGAAG ATGGCTGACTCTGGTGGACTGCCCCAGCTCACACAG CCCGGCAAACTGACAGAAGCCTTCAAGTACTTCCTGCAGGGGATGGGCTACA TCGCTAATGTGAAGGATCGGAGGTTGAGTGGAGGGCCAG TGCCCTCAGCCAGTATGACCCGCCTAGCTCGCTCCAGGACGGCTTCCCTGACCAGCGGCGGCTCCGTGGAGGGATCCCGCTCACGAGCCTGCACCCACTCTGACAGCACCGAGGGAGTCGGCGCAGTCGCCCATACCATGGAGGTGTCCTGCTGA
- the ndrg4 gene encoding protein NDRG4 isoform X7, translated as MPECWDGEHDVETPYGMLHVVIRGAPKGNKPAILTYHDVGLNHKLCFNAFFSNEDMQEITKHFVVCHVDAPGQQTGASQFPQGYQYPTMDQLAGMLPTVVEHFGFKSIVGIGVGAGAYILAKFALIFPDLVEGLVLLNIDPNGKGWIDWAATKLSGLTSTLPDTVLPHLFSQEELVSNTELVQSYRQQINNNINHFNLQLFWNMYNSRRDLEMNRSGTVLNAKTLKCPVMLVVGDNAPAEEGVVECNSKLDPTNTTFLKMADSGGLPQLTQPGKLTEAFKYFLQGMGYMPSASMTRLARSRTASLTSGGSVEGSRSRACTHSDSTEGVGAVAHTMEVSC; from the exons GAACATGATGTTGAGACCCCTTATGGGATGCTGCATGTGGTGATCCGAGGGGCACCCAAGGGAAACAAGCCCGCTATCCTCACCTACCACGACGTGGGACTGAACC ACAAGCTGTGCTTCAACGCTTTCTTCAGTAATGAAGACATGCAGGAGATCACCAAGCATTTTGTGGTGTGCCACGTCGATGCCCCGGGACAGCAGACTGGAGCGTCGCAGTTCCCACAAGG GTACCAGTACCCCACCATGGACCAGCTGGCTGGCATGCTGCCCACTGTTGTGGAGCACTTTGG ATTCAAGAGCATCGTTGGAATCGGTGTCGGAGCTGGAGCTTATATTCTGGCCAAATTTGCT CTGATCTTCCCTGACCTGGTAGAGGGTTTGGTTCTGCTCAACATCGACCCCAATGGCAAAGGATGGATTGACTGGGCTGCTACCAAG CTGTCAGGTCTGACCAGCACTTTGCCGGATACGGTGCTGCCACATCTTTTCAGCCAG GAGGAGCTGGTGAGCAACACAGAGCTGGTGCAGAGCTACAGGCAGcaaatcaacaacaacatcaaccaCTTCAACCTGCAGCTTTTCTGGAACATGTACAACAG TCGGAGGGACCTGGAGATGAACCGCAGTGGGACAGTGCTTAACGCCAAGACCCTGAA GTGTCCTGTGATGTTGGTTGTTGGAGACAATGCGCCTGCAGAGGAAGGAGTG GTCGAGTGTAACTCCAAACTGGACCCAACCAACACCACCTTCCTGAAG ATGGCTGACTCTGGTGGACTGCCCCAGCTCACACAG CCCGGCAAACTGACAGAAGCCTTCAAGTACTTCCTGCAGGGGATGGGCTACA TGCCCTCAGCCAGTATGACCCGCCTAGCTCGCTCCAGGACGGCTTCCCTGACCAGCGGCGGCTCCGTGGAGGGATCCCGCTCACGAGCCTGCACCCACTCTGACAGCACCGAGGGAGTCGGCGCAGTCGCCCATACCATGGAGGTGTCCTGCTGA
- the ndrg4 gene encoding protein NDRG4 isoform X5: protein MAGMKEQQFTEEKPLLPEQRGVDSDMESCEQLMPPGDWKEHDVETPYGMLHVVIRGAPKGNKPAILTYHDVGLNHKLCFNAFFSNEDMQEITKHFVVCHVDAPGQQTGASQFPQGYQYPTMDQLAGMLPTVVEHFGFKSIVGIGVGAGAYILAKFALIFPDLVEGLVLLNIDPNGKGWIDWAATKLSGLTSTLPDTVLPHLFSQEELVSNTELVQSYRQQINNNINHFNLQLFWNMYNSRRDLEMNRSGTVLNAKTLKCPVMLVVGDNAPAEEGVVECNSKLDPTNTTFLKMADSGGLPQLTQPGKLTEAFKYFLQGMGYIANVKDRRLSGGPVPSASMTRLARSRTASLTSGGSVEGSRSRACTHSDSTEGVGAVAHTMEVSC from the exons GAACATGATGTTGAGACCCCTTATGGGATGCTGCATGTGGTGATCCGAGGGGCACCCAAGGGAAACAAGCCCGCTATCCTCACCTACCACGACGTGGGACTGAACC ACAAGCTGTGCTTCAACGCTTTCTTCAGTAATGAAGACATGCAGGAGATCACCAAGCATTTTGTGGTGTGCCACGTCGATGCCCCGGGACAGCAGACTGGAGCGTCGCAGTTCCCACAAGG GTACCAGTACCCCACCATGGACCAGCTGGCTGGCATGCTGCCCACTGTTGTGGAGCACTTTGG ATTCAAGAGCATCGTTGGAATCGGTGTCGGAGCTGGAGCTTATATTCTGGCCAAATTTGCT CTGATCTTCCCTGACCTGGTAGAGGGTTTGGTTCTGCTCAACATCGACCCCAATGGCAAAGGATGGATTGACTGGGCTGCTACCAAG CTGTCAGGTCTGACCAGCACTTTGCCGGATACGGTGCTGCCACATCTTTTCAGCCAG GAGGAGCTGGTGAGCAACACAGAGCTGGTGCAGAGCTACAGGCAGcaaatcaacaacaacatcaaccaCTTCAACCTGCAGCTTTTCTGGAACATGTACAACAG TCGGAGGGACCTGGAGATGAACCGCAGTGGGACAGTGCTTAACGCCAAGACCCTGAA GTGTCCTGTGATGTTGGTTGTTGGAGACAATGCGCCTGCAGAGGAAGGAGTG GTCGAGTGTAACTCCAAACTGGACCCAACCAACACCACCTTCCTGAAG ATGGCTGACTCTGGTGGACTGCCCCAGCTCACACAG CCCGGCAAACTGACAGAAGCCTTCAAGTACTTCCTGCAGGGGATGGGCTACA TCGCTAATGTGAAGGATCGGAGGTTGAGTGGAGGGCCAG TGCCCTCAGCCAGTATGACCCGCCTAGCTCGCTCCAGGACGGCTTCCCTGACCAGCGGCGGCTCCGTGGAGGGATCCCGCTCACGAGCCTGCACCCACTCTGACAGCACCGAGGGAGTCGGCGCAGTCGCCCATACCATGGAGGTGTCCTGCTGA